In Haemorhous mexicanus isolate bHaeMex1 chromosome 6, bHaeMex1.pri, whole genome shotgun sequence, a single window of DNA contains:
- the TMEM9B gene encoding transmembrane protein 9B isoform X1, giving the protein MAARGARLCSLLLLATLAGLGAEAKNSEDVRCKCICPPYKDHSGHIYNKNVSQKDCDCLHVVEPMPVPGPDVEAYCLRCECKYEERSSVTIKVTIIIYLSILGLLLLYMVYLTLVEPILKRRLLGHSQLIQSDEDIGDQQPFANAHDVLARSRSRANVLNKVEYAQQRWKLQVQEQRKSVFDRHVVLS; this is encoded by the exons ATGGCGGCCCGCGGGGCGCGCCTCtgctcgctgctgctgctggccacactggCGGGGCTGGGCGCCGAGGCCAAG AACTCTGAGGATGTCCGGTGTAAATGCATCTGCCCTCCTTACAAGGACCACTCAGGCCATATTTACAACAAAAATGTTTCACAGAAAGACTG TGATTGTCTCCATGTGGTGGAGCCTATGCCCGTCCCTGGACCTGATGTAGAAGCTTATTGCTTACGTTGTGAGTGCAAATATGAGGAGAGAAGCTCAGTCACAATTAAG GTGACAATCATCATATACCTGTCCATTTTGGGCCTGCTTCTTCTGTACATGGTGTACCTTACCCTGGTGGAACCCATCCTGAAGAGGCGCCTCCTTGGACACTCGCAGCTCATACAAAGTGATGAAGACATTGGG GACCAGCAGCCCTTCGCCAACGCGCACGACGTGCTGGCGCGCTCGCGCAGCCGCGCCAACGTGCTCAACAAGGTGGAGTACGCGCAGCAGCGCTGGaagctgcaggtgcaggagcagcGCAAGTCCGTCTTCGACCGGCACGTCGTGCTCAGCTaa
- the TMEM9B gene encoding transmembrane protein 9B isoform X2, with protein MNSEDVRCKCICPPYKDHSGHIYNKNVSQKDCDCLHVVEPMPVPGPDVEAYCLRCECKYEERSSVTIKVTIIIYLSILGLLLLYMVYLTLVEPILKRRLLGHSQLIQSDEDIGDQQPFANAHDVLARSRSRANVLNKVEYAQQRWKLQVQEQRKSVFDRHVVLS; from the exons atg AACTCTGAGGATGTCCGGTGTAAATGCATCTGCCCTCCTTACAAGGACCACTCAGGCCATATTTACAACAAAAATGTTTCACAGAAAGACTG TGATTGTCTCCATGTGGTGGAGCCTATGCCCGTCCCTGGACCTGATGTAGAAGCTTATTGCTTACGTTGTGAGTGCAAATATGAGGAGAGAAGCTCAGTCACAATTAAG GTGACAATCATCATATACCTGTCCATTTTGGGCCTGCTTCTTCTGTACATGGTGTACCTTACCCTGGTGGAACCCATCCTGAAGAGGCGCCTCCTTGGACACTCGCAGCTCATACAAAGTGATGAAGACATTGGG GACCAGCAGCCCTTCGCCAACGCGCACGACGTGCTGGCGCGCTCGCGCAGCCGCGCCAACGTGCTCAACAAGGTGGAGTACGCGCAGCAGCGCTGGaagctgcaggtgcaggagcagcGCAAGTCCGTCTTCGACCGGCACGTCGTGCTCAGCTaa
- the ASCL3 gene encoding achaete-scute homolog 3, which yields MQNLMDGKSYCNLICAEAQHIQLARPFCADPLVTFHVYPEAPSQVPLAEDLAFLPFMSEHLITETLYSEPCPFPYQMPHSSLHKSEYSYGSAFIRKRNERERQRVKCVNEGYAKLRHHLPKEYLEKRLSKVETLRAAIKYIRYLQSVLCTDSVVAGKGVTEANQAPKAANRPAQFLETI from the coding sequence ATGCAGAACCTGATGGATGGGAAAAGCTACTGTAACCTCATCTGTGCTGAGGCTCAGCACATCCAGCTGGCAAGGCCATTCTGTGCAGACCCGCTGGTCACGTTTCACGTGTACCCAGAAGCCCCAAGCCAGGTCCCTTTGGCTGAAGATTTGGCATTCCTGCCTTTCATGTCAGAGCATCTCATCACAGAGACCCTCTACAGCGAGCCCTGCCCCTTTCCCTACCAAATGCCCCATTCCAGTCTCCACAAGAGTGAGTACTCCTATGGGTCAGCTTTCATCAGGAAGAGGAATGAGAGGGAAAGGCAGCGTGTTAAGTGTGTCAATGAAGGCTACGCCAAGCTGAGGCACCACCTGCCCAAGGAGTACTTGGAGAAACGGCTCAGCAAAGTGGAGACCCTCCGTGCTGCTATAAAATACATCAGGTACCTCCAGTCTGTGCTGTGCACTGACTCTGTGGTGGCAGGAAAAGGTGTCACGGAGGCAAACCAAGCACCCAAAGCCGCTAACAGACCAGCCCAGTTTTTGGAGACGATCTGA